A portion of the Rhodopseudomonas sp. BAL398 genome contains these proteins:
- a CDS encoding MarR family winged helix-turn-helix transcriptional regulator — MRKLDLFAFVPFQLNRLAAEVSAALASEYQDRHGLDIPGWRIIATLGFRQDACSAQFIAQCTRTHKSTISRAVTALLNRQLIERVENVDDRREFRLRLTDKGRALYQQLVPRLLQKETEILSCLSAAERGDLAKALGKIERHLHLIQASHDGETTPAANSG, encoded by the coding sequence TTGCGCAAGCTCGACCTGTTCGCCTTTGTGCCGTTCCAGCTCAACCGGCTCGCCGCCGAGGTGAGCGCGGCGCTGGCCAGCGAATATCAAGACCGTCATGGGCTCGACATTCCGGGCTGGCGGATCATCGCCACGCTCGGCTTTCGCCAGGACGCCTGCAGCGCGCAGTTCATTGCGCAGTGTACGCGAACCCACAAATCCACTATCAGCCGCGCCGTCACCGCATTGCTGAACCGGCAATTGATCGAACGCGTCGAGAATGTCGACGATCGCCGCGAATTTCGGCTGCGGCTGACCGACAAGGGCCGCGCGCTGTATCAGCAGCTGGTGCCGCGCCTGCTGCAAAAGGAGACCGAGATCCTCTCATGCCTGTCGGCCGCCGAACGCGGCGACCTGGCCAAGGCGCTCGGCAAGATCGAACGGCACCTGCATCTGATCCAGGCCAGCCACGATGGCGAGACAACACCGGCAGCTAATTCCGGCTGA